The sequence GATGTATGAACGACAATTTTATAAAACCACGTCTTTAGAGATCCGATATCTTTCAATGTCTTTGAATAGCGAAGAGCTTTCACTATTGAATCGTGTACAACGTCAAGCGCATCTTGCTCGTTTTGTACGTAGCTGTACGCAAGTCTATAACACCGCTCTTGATTTTGCATAATAAAATCAATGATATGTTGCTCATTCCTTTCACCCGTCATAGTACTATAGCTTCCTCCAATCTTTTTACTCGATGATGCGCATCATCTTCTATAATTAAGGACAATCTACATATGCAAAAAGTTTTATCTATAAAATTTTTAAAAATAAAAAAAGAGGTTTCTTACAGGTACCTCCCATACATGTTTATTAAACAAATATATTTCTATTGAAAGAACGTAACTATTCAGCCACATCATAAAGTGAGCTGAATATTTTTTGCTTTTCCTGTCCATGATGTGAATATTGATAGACAAGGAGGTGAATCGCATGTTGACGGTACAACAAGCTGTATTTACAGTTGAAATCTTAATCAGCAAAGTCCAACAACAAAAGCAGCTCATTACTCACCAACAACAAGTCATTGAGCAACTGTTGAAAGAAAACAAACAACTACGCAAAGAAAATGAACAACTGAAGTACCGTGTTCAAGAGCTGGAAGCACGCACGAAAAAAACAGCTCCAATAGCCATTTGCCCCCATCTTCTGACCGTTTTGCCAACACACGTTCTTCTCGTCAACCATCTGGCAACAAGCCAGGCGGACAAGAAGGACATCAAGGAACGACGCTCCGTCAAGTGGAACATCCACATCATCGTGTCGTCCACCGTGTGCATACGTGTCAAGGATGTGGGGTTTCTTTGCGTGAAGTCAAACCGTTCAAAGTCGATATCCGTCAAGTGTTTGATGTCCCTCCTGTGGCGATCGAGGTGACACAACATGAACGTGAAGTGAAATCGTGTCCGCATTGTCGATGTGTTCAACAAGCCGAATTCCCATCCCATGTCACGAATCATGTGCAATACGATCCACGGCTCACGGCGCTCGCTGTTTATTTACATCATATCCAATTGATCCCTTACAAGCGTTTAAGTGATACAATCGAAGCGTTATATCAACACTCGATTAGTACAGGAACTCTTGCCAATATGGTGAAACGAGGACGCGAATCGCTGGAATCAAATATGGACATCATCGAAGACGACTTACTTGAATCCAACATCCTGCATGTCGATGAAACGAGTTTGCGCATCAATGGGAAACTCGCATGGGTGCATGTCGCGTGTACATCGAAATATACGTACTTGGCTCCTCACGTTTCTCGTGGAAAGAAAGCGACCGATGATATCGGGATTCTTCCGCGGTATCAAGGGACGATGATGCACGATGGATTCGGTACGTATCCAAAATACACGCAAGTCACCCATGCCCTTTGTCACACCCATCATTTGCGTGAGTTAAAAGGCTTCATCGAACAAGGGCATACATGGGCATCGCGCATGACGACGTTTCTGTTAGCCGCCAAACAGGCCGTCGAAGCTCATCACGGTGCGCTTTCCGAAGAAGAAGCGAAACGATGGGAACGAGTGTATGATCGCATCCTAGAAAGAGCACAACACCGATTGGAAACGGCGACGCCTCTTCCGAAAAAAGCACTCGCTTTTGTTCGACGGCTTCAGAAACGAAAGGAAGAAGCGTTGCGTTTCTTACGTGAAGTACATGTTCCCTTTGATAACAACCAAGCCGAACGCGATCTTCGCATGGTCAAAGTCAAAGAGAACATTTCGGGTACGTTTCGCGAAGAAACATTCGCCCAGTCTTTTTGTATCACAAGAAGCATCGTTTCCACACTGACGAAACACGAAAAAAACGTGTGGGATTCGTTATGTCTTCTGTTGACGGGTGACACGCTCTATCGCGTTCTTTCTACCACTTAGGGCATTTTCTATTACGGGGATGCCCTATTTGTGTTGGGTTTCTTTACATACTACTATCGGGGTGAATAGTTACGAAAGAACAACCATCGAAGCGCGACCGTCTCATTCAATGCTTTTTAATAAGAGTATATATTTTCCATCTGTATCTTTGTTTGTGTAATATTTCGCCCTCCATACTCCTTTTTGTGGTGTTATATTCAATTGCTTATTTAACGGTTGCGTAGCCGTGACTTCTCCTCGATCGATGATATTTCCTTTTGGATCGTACAGCTCATATGTCAAACTACCGCCTTTGAGCTGAATGCGATGGTCAATATGCAACTTTTCGTACTTTATTTTATTCACCTCAATGGTTGCTTCGAAAACACGATATTTTTCCTCATACTGTTCAGGTAAAAATAATCCTTCTGCGGATGATTCAAATGTCTCTTTGTATATGAACGTATAATACAATATGCCTAACAAAACAATAAACGTAAGACTGCCGAACAAAAGCAACAACTTTTTGCTCATTCACACTACCCCTTTCCCTTATCTAGCTGAATGCATCCATCACTAAGATAAATCATCCGATTAGCATAAGAAGCTATTTTTTCATCATGTGTAATGACAATGATACATTTCCCCTCTTCGTTCATTTGTTGAAGGAGCTCCATTACTTTCTCACCATTTTGACGATCAAGCGATCCTGTCGGTTCATCAGCTAAAACGATGTTCGTTTCCGCTACCATCGCCCTTGCAATGGCAACACGTTGTTTTTGTCCCCCCGATAGCTTAGAAACATTCTTTTGTCGCAAATGAAAAATGCCAAGCTTGTTTAAGTAATATTCAACTTTTTCGCGTCGCTCCTTTTTTGACATGTTTCGTTTTAATAATGGGAGTTCAACGTTTTCAAATACAGTGAAGTTTGTCATTAATGCGAATTGTTGGAAAATGAAGCTAACCTTTTTATTGCGAATATCGCTTAGCTGTCTGTCATTTAATCTCGTTACATCTTCCCCTTCAAGTCGATATACTCCTTCTGTCGGGACATCCATACATCCGATAATATTTAATAAAGTCGATTTTCCCGATCCAGAAGGTCCCATAATTGAAATAAACTCTCCACGTTCAATTTGTAGACTTACCTGACTTAGTGCCTTCGTCGCGTATTCATCCTTACCATATATTTTTGTTACATTTTGTAATTCAATGAACATCTATTTATTCCCTCCCT comes from Anoxybacillus flavithermus and encodes:
- a CDS encoding ABC transporter ATP-binding protein, whose protein sequence is MFIELQNVTKIYGKDEYATKALSQVSLQIERGEFISIMGPSGSGKSTLLNIIGCMDVPTEGVYRLEGEDVTRLNDRQLSDIRNKKVSFIFQQFALMTNFTVFENVELPLLKRNMSKKERREKVEYYLNKLGIFHLRQKNVSKLSGGQKQRVAIARAMVAETNIVLADEPTGSLDRQNGEKVMELLQQMNEEGKCIIVITHDEKIASYANRMIYLSDGCIQLDKGKG